The following are encoded in a window of Fretibacter rubidus genomic DNA:
- a CDS encoding HAD family hydrolase yields MSGSSGNLAIFDLDYTLTKRGTWGRFVLRCVRYRPHVWLPLLLSAGWAQFRYKRGAIPRVRVKQAMMRWAMPRWSREKLTQLAEDFAEAEVNSGLRPGAVAALQAHRDTGDTIMLASAAVDLIVAPIARRLGINHYVATDMAWEHDRLAPYFGSENCYGDEKLARVQSYLNENPELKRNNTVITMYSDSYSDLAIMQFADVGVSVNPDKRLLALSKTHNFKVVDWMSV; encoded by the coding sequence GTGAGTGGGTCATCTGGCAATTTGGCAATTTTTGATCTCGACTATACGCTGACTAAGCGCGGGACTTGGGGACGTTTTGTTCTGCGTTGTGTGCGCTACCGCCCGCATGTGTGGTTGCCTCTTCTGTTGTCAGCGGGTTGGGCGCAGTTTCGCTATAAGCGCGGCGCAATCCCAAGGGTGCGTGTTAAACAAGCCATGATGCGTTGGGCTATGCCGCGTTGGTCGCGTGAAAAACTGACCCAACTGGCCGAAGATTTCGCAGAGGCCGAGGTTAACAGTGGCTTGCGTCCCGGAGCCGTTGCGGCGCTTCAAGCGCACCGCGATACAGGCGATACGATAATGCTAGCCAGTGCCGCAGTTGATTTAATCGTCGCGCCTATAGCGAGACGTCTTGGCATTAATCACTATGTGGCAACAGATATGGCTTGGGAGCATGATAGACTGGCCCCATATTTTGGCTCTGAAAACTGTTACGGGGATGAGAAATTAGCGCGTGTTCAAAGCTATTTGAATGAAAACCCAGAACTTAAACGAAATAATACAGTCATCACAATGTATTCAGATAGTTATTCCGACCTTGCGATCATGCAATTTGCCGATGTAGGCGTATCGGTTAATCCAGATAAGCGGCTTTTGGCACTGTCAAAAACCCATAATTTTAAGGTCGTGGACTGGATGAGTGTTTAA
- a CDS encoding HAD-IA family hydrolase, translating to MKQKFETMRGPLSLCFDLDGTLVDTAPDLIRVLNIVIKEDGLAPVNYDHARRHISYGAKALITDAYKTQGRAVSGERVSTLQAKLLELYADGIADHSRPFPHVRKILDGLARKGHDLSVCTNKPGYLARPLLAELGMTDMFSAIVGSEDVPNKKPDPNHIFEAVGHNDPSRIVMIGDGAPDTLAAKAANVPSILMRYGYSTTPFYQLGGTIMLRCFSQLPSALIRLTR from the coding sequence ATGAAACAAAAATTCGAAACGATGCGCGGGCCGCTTTCACTTTGTTTTGATCTAGACGGAACACTGGTCGATACTGCACCTGATCTTATCCGCGTGCTTAATATTGTTATCAAAGAAGACGGGCTCGCGCCTGTGAATTATGACCATGCCCGTCGCCACATCAGCTATGGGGCCAAGGCCTTGATTACCGATGCCTATAAAACCCAAGGTCGCGCCGTTAGTGGTGAACGGGTGAGCACCCTTCAAGCCAAACTTTTAGAGTTATATGCAGACGGCATTGCCGATCACAGCCGGCCTTTTCCGCATGTGCGCAAAATCTTGGACGGCTTGGCGCGCAAAGGGCATGATTTATCGGTCTGTACGAATAAGCCGGGCTACCTTGCGCGGCCCCTACTCGCTGAACTTGGTATGACTGATATGTTTAGCGCCATTGTTGGCAGCGAAGACGTACCCAATAAAAAGCCCGACCCGAACCATATATTCGAAGCTGTTGGTCATAATGACCCGTCGCGTATCGTGATGATTGGGGATGGAGCGCCAGATACTTTGGCAGCCAAAGCGGCCAATGTCCCGTCAATTTTGATGCGCTACGGATATTCCACAACACCCTTTTACCAGCTAGGCGGCACAATTATGTTGCGCTGTTTCTCGCAACTGCCGTCAGCCCTGATAAGGCTGACGCGTTGA
- a CDS encoding CDP-alcohol phosphatidyltransferase family protein, which produces MDVKVTDTQSTLTPTVCFVGAVAARADTRLWGLSLMDWQKRAFKKAGASYVSTKGASVILNIDWILSTALCRAFVAARNTALVVDGEIIGINGGHAHQAVKPHTLIGMQASDGILNKHGLMAKSPDAISDIYNKALRKSEPPYALNVMRTPMTTIMQRQFDSSYKGITDFVTKYFWPLPAFYVTRACAAMKLSPNMVTTIGLVLCVAAFYFFMQGQWALGFVTGWFMTFLDTVDGKLARTTMTYSWWGNIYDHGIDLIHPSFWYFAWFIGLGGVLAWPNAMTIALALIMVGYVVDRVIEGIFILQHGFHIHVWRPFNSFLRIYTARRNPNTFIFMLAIIASTIVPQAGIWGFYAVAAWTWICIVINIGVVIKATVTKKTVVSWMDSA; this is translated from the coding sequence ATGGATGTTAAAGTCACAGACACCCAGTCAACATTAACCCCAACCGTTTGCTTTGTTGGGGCGGTTGCGGCACGTGCAGACACACGCCTTTGGGGGTTGTCGTTGATGGATTGGCAAAAGCGGGCGTTTAAAAAGGCAGGGGCCTCATATGTGAGTACCAAGGGCGCCTCCGTCATTCTGAATATTGATTGGATATTGTCGACAGCTCTCTGTCGCGCCTTTGTTGCTGCGCGTAATACGGCCCTTGTCGTGGATGGTGAAATTATTGGGATTAATGGCGGACATGCTCATCAAGCCGTCAAACCTCATACGCTTATCGGTATGCAAGCAAGCGATGGCATCCTCAATAAACACGGCCTTATGGCCAAATCTCCTGACGCCATTTCTGATATTTATAACAAAGCTCTGCGAAAGTCAGAGCCGCCCTATGCGTTGAATGTTATGCGCACCCCGATGACCACGATTATGCAGCGTCAGTTTGACAGCTCTTACAAAGGTATCACAGATTTTGTCACTAAGTATTTCTGGCCGCTACCTGCCTTTTATGTCACCCGTGCCTGTGCCGCCATGAAGCTATCGCCCAATATGGTCACAACAATTGGCTTGGTTTTGTGTGTCGCGGCGTTTTACTTTTTTATGCAAGGGCAGTGGGCTTTGGGCTTTGTTACCGGGTGGTTTATGACGTTCCTTGATACTGTAGACGGGAAGCTTGCGCGCACCACTATGACTTACTCATGGTGGGGTAATATCTATGACCACGGCATTGATTTGATTCATCCGTCTTTTTGGTATTTTGCATGGTTTATTGGTCTTGGCGGGGTCTTGGCTTGGCCGAACGCTATGACGATTGCGCTTGCCCTGATTATGGTCGGTTACGTGGTTGACCGTGTCATTGAAGGGATATTTATTCTCCAGCACGGCTTCCATATCCATGTCTGGCGGCCTTTTAATTCTTTCCTGCGGATATATACGGCACGGCGCAATCCTAACACTTTCATCTTTATGCTGGCGATTATAGCGAGTACTATCGTGCCGCAGGCAGGAATATGGGGGTTTTACGCTGTCGCTGCTTGGACGTGGATTTGTATCGTGATTAATATCGGCGTCGTTATCAAAGCGACTGTTACCAAAAAAACTGTTGTATCCTGGATGGACAGCGCGTGA
- the glmU gene encoding bifunctional UDP-N-acetylglucosamine diphosphorylase/glucosamine-1-phosphate N-acetyltransferase GlmU, with amino-acid sequence MTQNRAAVILAAGKSTRMKSARSKVLHHVGGRSMLSWVAAMVREAGVSRIVCVVGASNEDVRIEAESLGLEIAVQEPQRGTGHAVLCAKDAIGDFDGDVAVLFADTPLIKADTLTCVFDALDNGADVAVLGFEPEEPGAYGRLITDAGQLTAIVEAKEATPEQLAVRLCNSGVMAASRAHIYSALSRVTDDNAKGEYYLTDIVEILRGDGLSATAVTGDEAEMLGVNSRTDLALAEASFQALARKAALDNGVTLRDPDSTIFCYDTQIAQDCDIGANVVFGPGVSIGANTTVHPFCHIEGTEIGEGAQIGPFARLRPGTVLGAETKVGNFVETKKAVVGKGSKINHLSYIGDAELGENVNVGAGTITCNYDGYFKHKTTIKDGAFIGTNSSLVAPVTIGEGAFLGSGGVITSDVPDGALAVARAAQTHKDGWAVRYHAAQAKRKAKKG; translated from the coding sequence ATGACGCAAAACCGTGCTGCCGTAATTCTTGCTGCCGGGAAAAGCACCCGCATGAAATCTGCACGCTCCAAAGTGCTTCATCATGTTGGGGGGCGCTCCATGCTGTCTTGGGTGGCCGCTATGGTAAGAGAGGCAGGCGTATCGCGCATCGTCTGTGTTGTTGGGGCGTCCAATGAAGACGTCCGCATCGAGGCAGAAAGCCTGGGTTTAGAAATTGCTGTGCAAGAGCCACAACGCGGGACAGGTCACGCGGTACTGTGCGCCAAAGACGCTATTGGTGATTTTGACGGCGATGTTGCGGTCTTATTTGCAGACACACCCCTGATTAAAGCCGATACTTTAACCTGTGTTTTTGACGCCCTTGATAACGGTGCTGATGTTGCCGTCCTCGGTTTTGAGCCGGAAGAGCCAGGTGCCTATGGACGGTTAATTACTGATGCGGGTCAATTAACGGCCATTGTAGAAGCCAAAGAAGCGACGCCAGAGCAACTGGCCGTCAGGCTATGTAATAGTGGTGTCATGGCCGCCTCGCGCGCGCACATTTATAGCGCACTCTCTCGCGTGACGGATGACAATGCCAAGGGCGAATATTACCTGACTGATATTGTTGAAATTCTGCGTGGTGATGGTCTATCGGCCACGGCGGTCACTGGCGACGAGGCCGAAATGCTAGGCGTGAACTCTCGCACTGATTTGGCACTGGCTGAGGCGTCATTTCAGGCTTTGGCGCGCAAGGCGGCGCTTGATAACGGCGTCACGCTGCGTGACCCTGACAGCACCATATTTTGTTATGATACGCAAATTGCCCAAGATTGTGATATTGGTGCAAATGTTGTCTTTGGCCCAGGCGTCAGCATTGGCGCAAACACAACCGTGCATCCGTTCTGCCATATCGAAGGTACTGAAATTGGCGAGGGCGCACAGATTGGGCCTTTTGCGCGGCTGCGCCCCGGAACGGTATTAGGAGCAGAGACTAAAGTTGGGAATTTTGTTGAAACCAAGAAAGCGGTTGTCGGCAAAGGCAGTAAGATTAATCATCTGTCTTATATCGGTGACGCGGAATTGGGCGAAAACGTCAATGTCGGGGCAGGCACAATTACCTGCAATTATGACGGCTATTTTAAACATAAAACGACCATTAAGGACGGGGCTTTCATTGGGACCAATTCCTCGCTCGTTGCGCCCGTAACGATAGGTGAGGGCGCGTTTCTCGGTTCTGGCGGCGTTATAACAAGTGATGTGCCGGATGGGGCTTTGGCTGTTGCGCGGGCAGCGCAAACACATAAAGACGGCTGGGCCGTGCGCTATCACGCCGCGCAAGCCAAGCGAAAAGCAAAAAAGGGCTAG
- the gor gene encoding glutathione-disulfide reductase, which produces MSKFDFDLFVIGAGSGGVRAGRLAAQLGKKVGVAEESRPGGTCVVRGCVPKKFLVYGADFGGAIKDAQKYGWSLDNVSFDWTFLRDAIQTEVSRLSGIYSTILEKNGATLFNERAEFVDAHTVRLQTSGKEVTAKTILIATGGRPWMPDIEGIEHAIMSDDAFLLDELPARALIIGGGYIASEFAGIYAGLGVKTVQAYRGDRLLNGFDPDVRDETGVLQNLNGIETKFNISPTSIKKTSGGLIVTFDDGSKIGTDMVFMATGRKPHTVGLGLENAGVDVDKNGAVVVDEYSKSTAKNIYAVGDVTNRVNLTPVAIREGAAFIETVFKDNPTAYDHSNIASAVFTRPPIGVVGLTEGDARQKHGDDITVYTTKFRPMKNVLAHKEQRCFMKLITQGKDEVVIGIHIVGDDSPEIIQALGICVKAGLTKAQFDETCAVHPTLAEEIVTLKPREINKTTVVS; this is translated from the coding sequence GTGAGTAAATTTGATTTTGATCTGTTCGTCATCGGGGCTGGCTCTGGCGGTGTGCGGGCTGGCCGCCTCGCGGCTCAGCTAGGTAAAAAAGTTGGTGTGGCCGAAGAGAGTCGCCCGGGCGGCACTTGTGTCGTGCGCGGTTGCGTGCCTAAAAAGTTCCTCGTCTATGGTGCAGATTTCGGCGGCGCCATTAAAGACGCGCAGAAATATGGCTGGTCGCTTGATAATGTCTCTTTTGATTGGACGTTTCTTCGCGACGCAATCCAGACAGAGGTTAGCCGCTTATCTGGAATTTATTCGACGATATTAGAGAAAAACGGTGCGACATTGTTTAACGAACGGGCTGAATTTGTCGACGCCCATACGGTACGCTTACAAACATCGGGCAAAGAAGTAACAGCCAAGACAATCTTAATTGCAACAGGCGGTCGCCCGTGGATGCCTGATATTGAAGGCATAGAGCATGCCATCATGTCTGATGACGCTTTTCTATTGGATGAATTGCCAGCGCGCGCCTTGATTATTGGGGGCGGTTATATCGCGTCTGAATTTGCAGGTATTTATGCGGGTCTAGGTGTTAAGACGGTGCAGGCTTACCGTGGGGATCGTTTGCTGAACGGTTTTGATCCGGACGTACGCGACGAGACAGGTGTGTTGCAAAACCTCAATGGGATTGAGACGAAGTTTAATATCTCCCCGACATCGATTAAAAAAACGAGCGGCGGCCTTATCGTGACCTTCGATGACGGCTCTAAAATTGGAACCGACATGGTGTTCATGGCAACAGGTCGTAAACCGCATACAGTGGGACTGGGCCTGGAAAATGCAGGTGTTGATGTTGATAAAAACGGGGCTGTAGTCGTTGATGAGTATTCAAAAAGCACGGCAAAGAACATCTACGCCGTGGGGGATGTTACCAACCGCGTGAACTTGACACCTGTGGCAATTCGCGAAGGGGCGGCATTCATTGAAACCGTATTTAAGGATAATCCGACAGCTTATGATCATAGCAATATCGCCAGCGCCGTGTTTACCCGTCCGCCCATTGGCGTTGTCGGCCTGACGGAGGGCGATGCGCGTCAGAAACACGGCGATGATATTACCGTTTATACAACCAAGTTCCGCCCAATGAAAAATGTGCTTGCCCATAAAGAGCAACGCTGCTTCATGAAGCTTATCACCCAAGGTAAAGACGAAGTGGTGATTGGCATTCACATCGTTGGTGATGATAGCCCAGAGATCATCCAAGCGCTTGGTATTTGCGTGAAAGCTGGTCTGACTAAGGCACAATTTGATGAAACCTGCGCGGTTCACCCGACACTTGCAGAAGAAATTGTGACCTTAAAGCCGCGTGAAATCAACAAAACCACGGTTGTTTCGTAA
- a CDS encoding tetratricopeptide repeat protein gives MRRITKTAVVLAIGLAVPVLANAGNNNANLRSNFDRSSVPVQVYLPSDFNSDRNTGYLLSRAIINYNEGDTTTASMLLHRSLRSDPYNPMANYYMGLTKKKQGNYRKAVKHLKLANRVFANAPQSYAALGEVYVALGRLDDAQVLISKLDSVKGASDADIQSAKAIIQAAIARA, from the coding sequence ATGCGTAGAATTACAAAAACGGCTGTTGTTTTAGCTATTGGACTTGCAGTGCCAGTTCTCGCTAATGCGGGAAATAATAATGCCAATTTGCGCTCTAACTTTGACCGTTCATCGGTTCCAGTTCAAGTTTATCTCCCGTCTGATTTTAACTCAGATCGTAATACAGGTTACCTTCTGTCGCGCGCCATCATTAATTATAATGAAGGTGATACAACAACGGCGTCTATGCTCTTGCACCGCTCACTCCGCAGTGATCCATATAACCCCATGGCTAATTATTACATGGGCCTGACCAAGAAAAAGCAGGGTAATTACCGCAAAGCCGTGAAGCACCTGAAATTGGCCAATAGAGTTTTCGCTAATGCGCCCCAATCATATGCAGCACTGGGCGAAGTTTATGTCGCCCTGGGCCGTCTTGATGATGCGCAGGTTCTCATTAGCAAGCTTGATTCTGTCAAAGGGGCTAGCGATGCGGACATTCAAAGCGCAAAAGCTATCATACAAGCCGCAATCGCGCGCGCTTAG
- a CDS encoding bifunctional (p)ppGpp synthetase/guanosine-3',5'-bis(diphosphate) 3'-pyrophosphohydrolase, which produces MNEVIDIKTDGGAEPRQTYLRQYELVDLVRAYDPSVDEALLNKAYVFAMKAHGDQMRHSGDPYYAHPIEVAGILATLKLDVASICTALLHDVLEDTDTTYEEMVGHFGQEIADLVNGVTKLGQLELTTQNPTREQAQAENFQKFVLAMSKDVRVLLVKLCDRLHNMRTLQYHPKQASRERIARETLDIYAPLARRIGMDKICSELEDLSFQHINPSAFESITKRLEAWRADQESAISQMSVALRDLMDKSGLDYRVYGREKRAYAIWRKLQRQGISFEDVADIYAFRILLPHKADCYHILGVLHGEYRCVPARFRDFISVPKPNGYQSLHTTVLGPQNKRLEIQIRTERMEDVAERGVAAHWTYKDQSYAFDADVARDSGGDPLRRIRPFVEMMEQSGDADEFLEHAKLEMFADQVFTFTPKGDLISLPRGATPIDFAYAVHTKVGDTCIGASINGREQPLRTLLRNGDVVRIIRGGAPEPQPGWENIVATGKARSALRRLTRDGEQAEFRRIGQMLAEHAFAREDRDFSIAGLGDSLRRLSLDDADEVFEALGRGELSIQKFMNAVFPGRESVKELDNFVKRDLIDDNTVKLYVKGEGVSPGRGMHLSECCSPIPGDRIVGIQETGKGVMIHTIDCETLVNEDHPDDHWLDLGWRRAATQTAALARITTTVEHVPGSLADVTKIIGEAAGNLTNIKTLKRSPSFFDMVLDVEVTDNRHLSQIIAALRTSAYVVSAKRTRAELAQ; this is translated from the coding sequence GTGAACGAAGTTATCGACATAAAAACTGACGGGGGGGCCGAACCGCGTCAGACCTATCTTCGCCAATATGAATTGGTCGATTTGGTCCGCGCCTATGACCCGTCAGTAGACGAGGCATTACTAAACAAAGCCTATGTGTTTGCCATGAAAGCGCATGGTGATCAGATGCGTCATTCGGGCGATCCCTATTACGCGCATCCCATCGAAGTTGCGGGAATACTCGCGACACTAAAGCTTGATGTAGCGAGCATTTGCACGGCGCTACTCCATGACGTGTTAGAAGATACCGACACGACCTATGAGGAAATGGTCGGGCACTTTGGGCAAGAGATTGCCGACCTTGTTAACGGCGTGACAAAATTGGGGCAGCTTGAGCTGACAACACAAAACCCGACACGCGAACAAGCGCAAGCCGAGAACTTCCAAAAGTTTGTCTTGGCCATGAGCAAGGACGTGCGGGTGTTACTGGTCAAGCTCTGTGACCGTTTGCATAATATGCGCACACTGCAATATCATCCGAAACAGGCTTCCCGGGAAAGGATTGCGCGCGAAACGCTGGATATTTACGCCCCGCTGGCGCGCCGTATCGGGATGGATAAAATTTGCTCAGAACTTGAAGATTTATCCTTTCAACACATAAACCCGTCCGCCTTTGAGAGCATCACGAAACGACTCGAGGCATGGCGCGCGGACCAGGAAAGCGCGATTAGCCAGATGTCAGTCGCGCTACGTGATTTGATGGATAAATCGGGCTTGGATTACCGTGTATATGGTCGAGAGAAACGGGCCTATGCCATTTGGCGCAAGCTGCAACGCCAAGGTATATCCTTTGAAGATGTGGCCGACATCTATGCTTTTCGTATTTTACTGCCGCATAAGGCGGATTGTTATCACATCCTTGGCGTTTTGCACGGCGAGTACCGCTGTGTGCCAGCGCGCTTTCGTGATTTCATTTCTGTGCCAAAACCTAATGGCTATCAATCGCTACACACCACAGTGCTGGGGCCGCAAAATAAACGTCTAGAGATACAAATCCGTACAGAGCGTATGGAAGATGTCGCTGAGCGCGGCGTGGCGGCGCATTGGACATATAAAGACCAGAGCTATGCTTTTGACGCAGATGTTGCGCGCGATAGTGGCGGTGATCCGCTGCGGCGTATCAGACCCTTTGTAGAGATGATGGAGCAAAGCGGTGACGCCGATGAATTTCTTGAGCATGCGAAGCTAGAAATGTTCGCAGATCAAGTGTTCACCTTCACGCCTAAAGGCGACCTCATATCCCTGCCGCGTGGAGCAACGCCGATTGATTTTGCCTATGCCGTGCATACCAAAGTTGGCGACACCTGTATTGGGGCTAGTATTAACGGCCGAGAGCAACCGCTTCGCACACTGCTGCGTAATGGTGATGTTGTGCGTATCATTCGCGGCGGCGCGCCAGAACCACAACCTGGTTGGGAGAACATCGTTGCCACAGGCAAAGCGCGCTCTGCATTACGGCGTCTGACCCGCGACGGGGAACAAGCGGAATTTCGTCGCATTGGCCAGATGCTCGCCGAACATGCCTTTGCCCGCGAAGATCGAGATTTTAGTATTGCTGGTTTGGGTGACAGCTTGCGCCGCCTAAGCCTTGATGATGCCGATGAGGTTTTTGAGGCCCTTGGGCGCGGTGAATTATCCATACAGAAATTCATGAATGCCGTCTTTCCGGGTCGCGAAAGCGTCAAAGAGTTGGATAATTTCGTCAAGCGTGATTTGATTGATGATAATACCGTCAAGCTTTACGTGAAAGGCGAGGGGGTAAGCCCCGGACGCGGTATGCATTTGTCAGAATGCTGTTCGCCCATTCCTGGGGACCGTATTGTTGGGATTCAAGAAACTGGCAAAGGCGTAATGATCCATACGATTGATTGCGAAACACTGGTCAATGAGGATCATCCCGATGATCACTGGCTTGACCTGGGTTGGCGCCGCGCCGCGACCCAAACGGCGGCCCTTGCGCGTATCACAACAACGGTTGAACATGTGCCGGGATCTCTCGCCGACGTTACTAAAATCATCGGCGAGGCAGCGGGTAATCTGACGAATATTAAAACGCTGAAGCGTAGCCCGTCATTCTTTGATATGGTGCTCGATGTCGAAGTGACTGACAACCGGCATCTGTCACAAATCATTGCAGCCTTGCGTACCAGTGCCTATGTGGTATCCGCCAAGCGTACCCGCGCTGAACTTGCGCAATAG
- a CDS encoding class I SAM-dependent methyltransferase, protein MSRFVKVGQLTIIDVSGKAHVHGPGGEPNATIRITDKRLYRDLFFNPELRAGEAYMDGTLICEEGGIRGLLNVFAHNRDNLRGHPMQKALKGWLKKIRKWHQRNKTSASRKNVQHHYDLSNDFYRLFLDEDLQYSCAYWPTLDISLEEAQALKKTHIAAKLNLKPGDRVLDIGCGWGGMAIYLAREYGVSVVGVTLSDEQHAMGRQRVIDAGLEDKVDIRIQDYRDINETFDAVVSVGMFEHVGVAHYLEYFSKIKELMSEDGTALVHSIGRKGGPGTTGAWIRKYIFPGGYSPALSETFAEIEKAGLWVTDVEILRLHYAETLAEWDRRFQANREQVAEMFDEKFCRMWEFYLVISELSFRLGKHMNFQIQMSNAVDSLPTTRNYMLDK, encoded by the coding sequence ATGTCTCGCTTTGTAAAAGTCGGGCAACTTACCATCATCGATGTATCAGGGAAGGCGCATGTCCACGGCCCAGGTGGCGAACCAAACGCGACAATTCGCATTACCGACAAGCGGCTTTATCGGGACTTATTTTTCAATCCTGAACTTCGCGCTGGCGAAGCCTATATGGACGGCACGTTGATATGCGAGGAGGGCGGCATTCGCGGCCTTCTGAATGTGTTTGCTCATAACCGTGATAATCTGCGCGGCCACCCGATGCAAAAGGCGTTGAAAGGTTGGCTGAAGAAAATACGTAAATGGCACCAACGAAACAAGACCTCTGCATCGCGTAAAAATGTGCAGCATCACTATGACTTGTCGAATGACTTCTACCGTCTGTTTTTGGATGAAGACTTGCAATATAGCTGCGCCTATTGGCCGACCCTTGATATAAGCCTGGAGGAAGCCCAGGCCCTGAAGAAGACGCATATTGCGGCGAAGCTGAACTTAAAACCGGGTGACCGCGTGCTGGATATTGGTTGCGGTTGGGGTGGTATGGCCATTTATCTGGCGCGTGAATATGGTGTTAGCGTTGTCGGCGTGACCTTATCCGACGAGCAGCACGCCATGGGACGGCAACGTGTCATTGATGCCGGGCTAGAAGATAAAGTTGATATCCGTATTCAGGATTACCGCGATATAAATGAAACATTTGACGCCGTGGTGTCTGTCGGCATGTTTGAACATGTGGGTGTTGCGCATTACTTGGAGTATTTCTCCAAAATAAAAGAATTGATGAGCGAAGACGGCACAGCGTTGGTGCATTCGATAGGCCGCAAGGGCGGGCCGGGTACAACGGGGGCATGGATCCGCAAATATATCTTTCCGGGCGGATATTCACCGGCGCTTTCTGAAACATTCGCTGAGATTGAAAAAGCGGGGCTTTGGGTCACAGACGTTGAAATCTTGCGATTACATTACGCAGAAACGCTGGCTGAATGGGACAGGCGGTTCCAAGCAAACCGTGAACAAGTCGCAGAGATGTTTGACGAGAAATTCTGCCGTATGTGGGAGTTTTATTTGGTCATTAGTGAGCTATCCTTTCGTCTTGGCAAGCATATGAATTTTCAAATTCAGATGTCCAATGCGGTCGACTCACTGCCGACGACACGTAATTACATGCTGGACAAATGA
- the rpiA gene encoding ribose-5-phosphate isomerase RpiA, with the protein MSNAKENAALAALDFVEDGMMLGLGSGSTAEIFLEHLGERVAGGLRVQGVPTSARTAQVATENGIPLADANKIERIHLTIDGADEVNPEFCLIKGGGACLLREKIIAHASERMVVIADDRKMVDVLGAFPLPIEVDPFGMALTAEKIYQALIKSGCEAGQTVLRQKKDGSGPLVTDGGHYILDSRCRKIPKPADTADLLSRIPGVMEHGLFIDLADVIVIGETDHAKVMELSRE; encoded by the coding sequence ATGAGTAATGCCAAAGAAAACGCCGCCCTTGCGGCACTCGATTTTGTCGAAGACGGCATGATGCTGGGGCTAGGGTCTGGCTCCACGGCCGAGATATTCTTAGAGCATTTAGGCGAGCGCGTCGCAGGGGGCTTACGCGTTCAAGGCGTGCCGACATCGGCGCGTACCGCGCAAGTTGCCACAGAAAACGGTATCCCCTTGGCGGATGCCAATAAGATCGAACGCATCCACCTGACGATTGATGGTGCCGATGAAGTGAATCCTGAATTTTGCCTGATTAAAGGTGGCGGCGCGTGTTTACTGCGTGAAAAGATTATCGCCCATGCGTCAGAGCGCATGGTTGTGATCGCGGATGACCGCAAAATGGTCGATGTCCTTGGCGCATTCCCGCTACCCATTGAAGTTGATCCGTTCGGTATGGCGTTAACAGCAGAGAAAATTTATCAAGCGCTCATAAAATCTGGTTGTGAAGCGGGACAAACTGTCCTGCGACAAAAAAAAGATGGTAGCGGCCCTTTAGTTACCGATGGTGGGCACTATATCCTTGATAGTCGGTGCCGCAAAATACCCAAACCTGCGGATACTGCCGATCTTTTATCCCGTATCCCTGGCGTTATGGAACATGGCCTATTTATTGATTTGGCCGATGTCATTGTGATTGGCGAGACTGATCATGCAAAAGTAATGGAGTTGTCCCGTGAGTAA
- a CDS encoding phosphoglycolate phosphatase → MKGDYCTREGAERLKDQIEAYWADRGHDVKINLINGAFLPSMRSARTDVRSNMINGVPTRSTENFA, encoded by the coding sequence ATGAAAGGTGATTATTGTACACGAGAAGGCGCAGAGCGCTTGAAAGACCAGATTGAAGCCTATTGGGCCGACCGTGGTCATGACGTCAAAATTAACTTGATCAACGGCGCGTTTTTGCCGTCTATGCGGTCTGCACGCACGGACGTACGATCTAATATGATCAACGGCGTGCCAACACGTTCAACGGAAAACTTCGCTTAA